One window of Dehalobacterium formicoaceticum genomic DNA carries:
- a CDS encoding M20 metallopeptidase family protein has product MNTAIDQKSLISWRRWFHLHPETTGQEKDTAAFLAQELAALGLAVRENVFGYGLVAELKGKRAGKCLALRADMDALPVKEETGLDFQSRFPGVMHACGHDAHMAILLGTAAQLAADPPPEQVKFILQPSEEKPPGGAKFMIEAGVLQNPDVNAVLGLHVSPFYPVGTIAIKEGVLMAIADNFELVIKGKSGHGAAPHLTADPITISAQVIQGLQHVISRRVDPAELSLISFGTIHGGSTQNIIPERVVLTGTVRSTNRQVQERIIDLMHQTIKGITDAWGAAYELHYLYGYPPVINPPEITRLIMDVAKELPELTLKVMEKPVLIGEDFAYYGQSVPAGFFFLGCGSQEKTASLHNSCFDIDEACLPLGVKIMTRAVRRFLQD; this is encoded by the coding sequence ATGAATACAGCAATCGATCAAAAAAGTCTGATTTCCTGGAGAAGGTGGTTTCATTTACATCCGGAAACAACAGGGCAGGAAAAGGATACTGCAGCTTTTTTAGCACAGGAATTGGCCGCTTTGGGGCTGGCGGTGCGGGAAAATGTTTTTGGCTATGGTTTGGTGGCTGAATTAAAGGGAAAAAGAGCCGGGAAATGCCTTGCCCTAAGAGCTGATATGGATGCTCTGCCGGTGAAGGAAGAGACAGGCCTGGACTTTCAGTCCCGCTTCCCCGGAGTGATGCATGCCTGCGGCCATGATGCCCATATGGCAATTCTCTTGGGCACAGCGGCTCAATTGGCGGCTGATCCTCCCCCGGAGCAGGTGAAGTTTATTCTGCAGCCCAGTGAGGAAAAACCCCCCGGCGGCGCGAAATTTATGATCGAAGCCGGAGTTTTGCAAAACCCTGATGTAAATGCAGTTTTGGGGCTTCATGTTTCTCCTTTTTATCCTGTGGGGACCATCGCTATTAAGGAAGGGGTGCTGATGGCCATTGCCGATAATTTTGAACTGGTGATCAAAGGGAAAAGCGGCCATGGGGCGGCGCCTCATTTGACGGCGGATCCCATTACCATTAGCGCCCAGGTCATCCAGGGATTACAGCATGTGATCAGCCGCAGGGTGGATCCTGCCGAGCTCTCCCTAATATCCTTCGGGACAATCCACGGCGGCAGCACCCAGAATATTATTCCCGAGCGGGTAGTTCTGACGGGAACGGTGCGCAGCACCAATCGGCAGGTGCAGGAAAGAATAATTGATCTTATGCATCAAACCATCAAGGGAATTACTGATGCCTGGGGCGCTGCCTACGAGCTCCATTATTTATATGGCTATCCTCCTGTTATTAATCCCCCGGAAATCACCCGTTTGATCATGGATGTAGCAAAGGAACTCCCGGAATTAACATTAAAAGTGATGGAAAAACCAGTGTTGATTGGTGAGGATTTTGCCTATTACGGTCAGTCTGTTCCTGCCGGCTTTTTCTTTTTAGGATGCGGCAGCCAGGAAAAGACCGCCTCCCTTCATAACAGCTGTTTTGATATTGATGAAGCTTGCTTGCCTTTAGGAGTGAAGATCATGACCCGAGCAGTACGAAGGTTTTTGCAAGATTAA
- a CDS encoding UDP-N-acetylmuramoyl-L-alanyl-D-glutamate--2,6-diaminopimelate ligase gives MLLSAIAEHLNGELKGKGNPEITGICYDSRKVQPGNLFVCLAGVKSDGHDFAAKAQEQGAAAFLVMRFLDALSEDMIQIRVPDTRVALAKVSSLWYGFPDQKLQVIGITGTNGKTTTTHLLKGILEQEGKKVGLVGTIHNMIGKEMLPSTHTTPESWELTGLLDQMAAQETEVVVMEVSSHALKQHRVAGCEFDVGVFTNLTQDHLDYHPSFDDYLASKLMLFQNLHQGKKGTAKYAVINGDDPKAEDFKRAAQVPVWTYGIREQADVQAEDIKISPRGSTFNLKVRQGAFPIKISLVGTFNVYNVLAAITVALLEGVSLGHITAYLEDAPQVAGRFELVDEGQQFPVIVDYAHTPDGLENILSTAKEITQGRLITVFGCGGDRDRGKRPIMGEISGKYSDFSFVTSDNPRTEDPMAIMKEIETGISAVTSRYKMIEDRGTAIKEAIQMAEAGDLVIIAGKGHEDYQLVQGKTLHFDDREVAREVLRLKR, from the coding sequence ATGTTGCTTTCGGCAATCGCAGAGCATCTGAATGGAGAATTAAAGGGGAAGGGCAATCCGGAAATAACCGGTATTTGCTACGACTCTCGTAAGGTCCAACCGGGCAATTTATTTGTTTGTCTCGCCGGAGTAAAAAGTGATGGCCATGACTTTGCGGCTAAGGCTCAGGAGCAAGGGGCCGCAGCTTTTTTGGTGATGCGTTTCCTGGATGCTTTATCTGAAGATATGATCCAAATCAGGGTGCCCGATACCAGGGTAGCCTTAGCCAAGGTTTCATCATTGTGGTACGGCTTCCCCGACCAAAAGCTTCAGGTGATTGGGATTACCGGTACCAATGGCAAAACCACCACCACCCACCTGCTTAAAGGCATTCTGGAGCAGGAAGGAAAAAAGGTCGGTCTGGTCGGAACGATCCATAATATGATTGGCAAGGAAATGCTTCCCTCCACCCACACCACGCCTGAATCATGGGAATTGACGGGACTTCTGGATCAAATGGCTGCTCAAGAAACGGAAGTAGTGGTGATGGAGGTTTCCTCCCATGCCTTAAAACAACACCGGGTGGCAGGCTGTGAATTTGATGTAGGGGTGTTTACCAATCTCACCCAGGATCATTTGGATTACCATCCCAGCTTTGATGATTATTTAGCGAGTAAACTGATGCTCTTTCAAAATTTGCATCAAGGGAAAAAAGGTACCGCCAAATACGCCGTGATTAATGGAGATGATCCCAAGGCTGAGGATTTTAAACGCGCCGCCCAGGTTCCGGTATGGACTTACGGGATTCGGGAGCAGGCGGACGTACAGGCAGAAGATATTAAGATTTCCCCCCGGGGCAGTACTTTCAATTTGAAAGTCCGGCAAGGTGCTTTTCCCATCAAAATTTCCCTGGTGGGCACCTTCAATGTCTATAATGTTCTGGCCGCCATTACTGTTGCCCTGTTAGAAGGAGTTTCTCTCGGCCATATTACAGCATATCTGGAAGATGCACCACAGGTGGCCGGACGCTTTGAACTGGTGGATGAGGGACAGCAATTCCCTGTGATTGTGGATTACGCTCACACCCCGGATGGTCTGGAGAATATTCTGTCTACAGCAAAGGAAATCACCCAGGGCAGACTGATTACCGTTTTTGGCTGCGGCGGTGATCGGGATCGGGGGAAAAGACCGATCATGGGGGAAATCTCCGGGAAATATAGCGACTTTTCCTTTGTCACCTCTGATAATCCCCGCACCGAAGATCCCATGGCTATTATGAAGGAGATTGAAACCGGGATTTCTGCCGTGACCTCCCGGTATAAAATGATTGAGGATCGGGGGACAGCCATTAAAGAAGCGATTCAAATGGCAGAAGCAGGTGATTTGGTAATCATTGCCGGAAAGGGACATGAAGATTACCAATTAGTACAAGGAAAAACCCTTCATTTTGACGACCGGGAAGTGGCCCGAGAGGTACTGCGACTAAAACGATAG
- the mraZ gene encoding division/cell wall cluster transcriptional repressor MraZ — MFMGEFQHTIDPKGRLFIPVKFREDLGETFVVTKGLDNCLFVYSHNEWQRLEAKLKALPFTKADARAFTRLFFSGAMECGLDKQGRILLPANLREYAKLDKDAVIIGVSARVEIWSKERWDQYNEQVGAEYENLAEKLVDFDLDL; from the coding sequence ATGTTCATGGGAGAATTCCAACATACGATTGATCCTAAAGGACGGTTATTTATTCCAGTCAAGTTTCGTGAAGACTTGGGTGAAACCTTCGTGGTTACCAAAGGACTGGATAACTGTCTTTTTGTCTATTCCCATAATGAATGGCAGCGTCTGGAAGCAAAATTAAAGGCCTTGCCCTTTACCAAAGCGGATGCCAGAGCATTCACCAGGCTTTTCTTTTCCGGCGCCATGGAATGTGGACTGGATAAACAGGGAAGAATATTACTCCCCGCTAATTTACGAGAATATGCCAAGTTGGATAAGGATGCAGTCATCATCGGTGTTTCCGCCCGGGTTGAAATCTGGAGCAAAGAACGTTGGGATCAGTACAACGAACAGGTGGGTGCGGAATATGAAAACCTGGCTGAAAAGTTAGTAGATTTTGATTTGGATCTATAG
- a CDS encoding FmdB family zinc ribbon protein — protein MPKYSFQCKKCGENFSVNVPWEEKEKAVCPQCGSLDKSSDYSSVGLMTGAACPTRKAGGVCPSSGSP, from the coding sequence ATGCCAAAGTATAGTTTTCAATGTAAAAAATGTGGAGAGAATTTTTCTGTCAATGTTCCCTGGGAAGAAAAAGAAAAGGCAGTTTGTCCCCAATGCGGGAGTCTGGATAAAAGCTCTGATTATAGCTCGGTAGGTCTGATGACAGGGGCAGCTTGTCCTACGAGAAAGGCCGGAGGGGTGTGCCCGTCCAGCGGGTCGCCCTGA
- the ftsL gene encoding cell division protein FtsL, with the protein MLEARQISEDYIYEQEPVITRKVIRRKAKSRKAGVMLAKIIVVGSVLLAVVTGLMLTATHAQITYRNSNIIQIKNEISDLQNANERLKLEIARKKSLDRIESIATKELGMIQPGINDIKYVAFDKAAEGTKDAAAPKKESRSVVESASNAKVHPIVLTINKMINQYAYDL; encoded by the coding sequence TTGTTAGAGGCAAGGCAAATTTCCGAGGATTATATTTATGAGCAGGAGCCGGTAATCACCCGTAAGGTGATCAGACGCAAGGCCAAATCCCGGAAAGCCGGCGTCATGCTCGCAAAAATAATCGTTGTAGGAAGTGTACTTCTGGCTGTGGTGACCGGTTTAATGCTTACTGCGACCCATGCTCAAATCACTTATCGGAATAGTAACATTATCCAGATAAAAAATGAAATTTCCGACTTGCAAAATGCCAACGAAAGGTTAAAATTAGAAATAGCGCGCAAGAAATCTCTGGATCGCATTGAGAGTATCGCAACCAAGGAGTTGGGTATGATTCAGCCGGGCATTAATGACATCAAGTATGTTGCCTTTGACAAGGCTGCAGAGGGTACGAAAGATGCTGCCGCGCCAAAAAAGGAGAGCAGGTCGGTTGTGGAATCCGCTTCAAATGCGAAAGTACATCCCATTGTCTTAACTATAAACAAAATGATTAATCAGTATGCCTATGATTTATAA
- a CDS encoding tetratricopeptide repeat protein: MVMQAIRRSKNKMRVPLIIMVAILAFGLVGSFAIWSSPNLNLNNAQGKGEVDPQAMVNSLQTSIDQLEKDLAKNPQDFTTLKNLGEVRSQQGGFYLQLNDKDKSKEVFAKGLDNYLLALEHKPQELNNQGQADLMVAAAYCASNAEQENTAGPLYQKAVQLAPQDFNARSNYVIYQAFYLRDIEGAKKEITAYKGLLPEGDGRIAQADQLSGLIESLEQGSKTEGSAKSTEKTDQAPAKDTTQGQDKGTGETKK; the protein is encoded by the coding sequence ATGGTAATGCAAGCAATCAGACGCAGTAAAAATAAGATGCGCGTACCTTTAATTATAATGGTGGCGATTTTGGCTTTTGGGTTGGTCGGCTCATTTGCGATCTGGAGTTCACCAAACCTAAACCTGAACAATGCCCAGGGCAAAGGAGAAGTTGATCCCCAAGCTATGGTCAATAGTCTGCAAACCAGCATCGACCAATTAGAGAAGGATTTAGCGAAGAATCCTCAGGATTTTACCACATTGAAAAATTTGGGTGAGGTCAGATCCCAACAGGGTGGGTTTTATCTCCAGCTGAATGATAAAGATAAAAGCAAGGAGGTTTTTGCCAAAGGATTAGATAATTATTTACTCGCCCTTGAGCATAAACCCCAGGAACTGAACAATCAAGGCCAGGCTGACCTGATGGTAGCTGCCGCTTACTGTGCTTCCAACGCCGAACAGGAAAATACGGCCGGTCCCTTATATCAAAAGGCGGTTCAATTGGCACCCCAGGATTTTAATGCCAGATCAAATTATGTGATTTACCAGGCCTTCTATCTCAGGGATATAGAAGGGGCCAAGAAAGAAATTACCGCTTACAAAGGACTTCTTCCGGAAGGGGATGGGCGGATCGCCCAAGCGGATCAATTGTCGGGTCTGATCGAATCCCTGGAACAGGGAAGCAAGACTGAAGGATCCGCAAAGTCCACTGAAAAAACAGATCAAGCCCCTGCAAAGGATACCACCCAGGGTCAGGATAAAGGGACCGGAGAAACAAAAAAATAA
- the rsmH gene encoding 16S rRNA (cytosine(1402)-N(4))-methyltransferase RsmH has protein sequence MEFYHIPVLLEECMEGLKLTSSGIYVDCTMGGAGHSREILKRTSPEGRLIAVDQDETAVLAGRERLKEYGDRVTVVHDNFGNIKNILRKLQIDAVDGFLFDVGVSSYQLDNPERGFSYMEDAPLDMRMDKEHQRLTAEELVNSASVEELSRIIFTYGEERWAKRIAQFIGEFRQTNRITSTGELVAIIKKAIPAGARKEGPHPAKRTFQALRIAINNELEILESVVADATIFLRPGGRICVITFHSLEDRIIKKEFQKLTGACTCPPGMPMCVCGHERLLKIITRKPILPSEKEINENPRARSAKLRIAERVLNDRKEE, from the coding sequence GTGGAATTTTATCATATCCCCGTTTTATTGGAAGAGTGTATGGAAGGACTCAAGCTTACGAGTTCCGGCATCTATGTTGATTGCACCATGGGAGGAGCAGGCCATTCCCGGGAGATTTTGAAACGTACCTCCCCGGAAGGCAGGTTAATAGCTGTTGATCAGGATGAAACAGCAGTACTGGCCGGCCGGGAGCGTTTGAAGGAATACGGAGATCGGGTTACTGTTGTTCATGATAACTTTGGCAATATTAAAAACATTTTGAGAAAATTGCAGATTGACGCTGTGGATGGATTTCTCTTTGATGTGGGGGTATCCTCTTATCAGTTGGACAACCCGGAACGGGGTTTTTCCTATATGGAGGATGCACCTTTGGACATGAGAATGGACAAGGAGCATCAAAGATTAACCGCAGAGGAGCTCGTTAATTCCGCCAGTGTGGAGGAGCTCTCCCGCATTATTTTTACCTATGGAGAAGAAAGATGGGCGAAAAGAATCGCTCAATTTATCGGGGAATTTCGGCAGACCAATAGAATAACCTCGACCGGTGAATTGGTCGCCATCATTAAGAAAGCGATTCCGGCAGGTGCCCGAAAAGAAGGTCCCCACCCCGCCAAAAGGACCTTTCAGGCACTGCGGATTGCCATAAATAACGAATTGGAAATCTTAGAATCGGTAGTAGCAGATGCTACCATTTTTTTGAGACCTGGGGGAAGGATCTGTGTCATCACATTCCATTCCCTGGAAGATAGGATCATCAAGAAAGAGTTTCAAAAGCTTACCGGGGCGTGTACCTGTCCCCCCGGTATGCCTATGTGTGTTTGTGGTCACGAAAGGCTGCTGAAAATCATCACCAGAAAGCCGATCTTACCATCTGAAAAAGAAATTAATGAAAATCCCAGAGCCAGAAGTGCAAAATTAAGGATCGCAGAAAGGGTTCTAAATGATCGTAAGGAGGAATAA
- the mraY gene encoding phospho-N-acetylmuramoyl-pentapeptide-transferase, whose protein sequence is MKIALICILTSFIIGAVIGPILIPLLRTLKFGQLVRNDGPKRHFKKVGTPTMGGIIFILAMVGTLLIWSDLSPEVLLCGGMVLGFGLIGLLDDFIKVALKRPLGLRAREKILGQLLLSALLLYTGVEFFGRGTDLVVPLTGTKWELGFWYYVIGAILVVGTTNAVNLTDGLDGLAAGCSFFVYLGYLIICLLAVSRSPVLGINYLELSLFAAAMCGGCLAFLIFNRYPAKVFMGDTGSLALGGGIAALAILTKTELVLPVLGGIFVIEALSVILQVISFRLTGKRIFRMSPLHHHFELVGWRETKVVRVFWMFTILFVLLGLFLVTV, encoded by the coding sequence ATGAAGATAGCATTAATCTGTATTTTGACTTCTTTTATCATTGGGGCGGTGATCGGCCCCATCCTTATTCCCCTGCTCAGGACGCTGAAGTTTGGACAATTGGTCCGTAATGACGGGCCCAAAAGACATTTTAAAAAGGTGGGCACTCCTACCATGGGCGGTATCATCTTTATCCTGGCCATGGTTGGCACCCTGCTCATCTGGAGCGATTTGAGTCCTGAGGTGCTTCTTTGCGGGGGTATGGTTCTGGGTTTTGGCCTGATCGGCTTGTTAGACGATTTTATCAAGGTGGCGTTAAAAAGACCTTTGGGACTGCGCGCCCGGGAAAAGATTCTGGGGCAGCTTTTGTTGTCCGCTCTTCTCCTTTACACCGGGGTAGAGTTTTTTGGCAGGGGGACGGATTTGGTGGTGCCCTTGACCGGAACAAAGTGGGAACTGGGGTTTTGGTATTATGTGATTGGCGCCATTTTGGTGGTGGGCACGACCAATGCGGTCAATCTTACCGACGGATTGGATGGTTTGGCCGCAGGATGCAGCTTTTTCGTTTATTTAGGTTATTTGATCATCTGTCTTCTGGCGGTAAGCAGATCGCCTGTTTTAGGCATCAATTACCTGGAGTTATCCCTGTTTGCCGCGGCCATGTGCGGCGGCTGTCTCGCTTTTCTTATTTTTAATCGTTATCCGGCCAAGGTCTTTATGGGAGATACCGGGTCTCTGGCCTTGGGAGGGGGGATTGCCGCTTTGGCGATTCTTACCAAGACAGAATTGGTGCTGCCGGTTTTAGGCGGGATCTTTGTCATTGAAGCCTTATCGGTGATCCTTCAGGTCATCAGTTTCCGCCTGACAGGGAAGCGGATTTTCCGCATGAGTCCTTTGCACCATCATTTTGAATTGGTCGGCTGGCGGGAAACGAAGGTGGTTCGTGTTTTTTGGATGTTTACAATTTTATTTGTGCTGTTAGGTCTTTTTTTGGTAACGGTGTAA
- a CDS encoding penicillin-binding transpeptidase domain-containing protein, whose protein sequence is MLTIDETIQYFAERELDKAMAGPSMPKRATVIVMKPKTGEILALANRPGYDSNKYGEFASENWRNAAVSNTYEPGSTFKIITAAAALEEGVVKPEDRFYDPGYYSVGGHRIKCWRSYNPHGSQSFTEVMENSCNPGFVEVGLKMEDKEKGIFYKYINAFGFGGKTGVELPGEANGIMIKEENLKPINIGTISIGQGIAVTPIQLITAVSAVANGGVLMEPQIVRQVVDGDNNVLQDFQPKEIRRVISEQTAETEREILESVVSKGTGRNAYIPGYRVGGKTGTAQKAGSGGYLAGKYVASFIGMAPVNDPEIVCLVIMDEPQGYPNQGGQIAAPVFKAVVEDTLRYLGVVSQYTVEQEENNKAAGQEKQVSVPEVINLTPEEAEKVLKIEGLKAKIKGSGKVVTSQTPAGMAKVKAGSEVILNLGEGDSSLVPGAVTVPDLTGKRVREVAELLGAMGLKLNPDGHGQVVRQEPVPGTKIQTGQEVKVFFAEEETQETLGP, encoded by the coding sequence GTGCTGACCATTGATGAAACTATTCAATATTTTGCGGAACGGGAATTGGATAAGGCCATGGCCGGACCATCCATGCCGAAAAGAGCAACGGTCATTGTGATGAAGCCAAAAACTGGGGAAATCTTAGCTCTGGCCAATCGCCCTGGATATGATTCCAACAAATATGGGGAGTTTGCATCGGAAAACTGGCGTAATGCTGCTGTTTCCAACACTTATGAACCGGGCTCCACCTTCAAAATCATTACTGCTGCGGCAGCTTTGGAAGAAGGCGTGGTGAAACCGGAGGATCGTTTTTATGATCCCGGTTATTATTCCGTAGGAGGCCATCGCATCAAATGTTGGCGATCCTATAATCCCCACGGCAGTCAGTCCTTCACAGAGGTAATGGAGAATTCCTGTAACCCCGGCTTTGTGGAAGTGGGCTTAAAGATGGAAGATAAGGAAAAAGGCATTTTTTATAAATATATCAATGCCTTTGGTTTTGGTGGAAAAACAGGGGTTGAGCTGCCCGGTGAGGCCAATGGGATTATGATTAAGGAAGAAAACTTAAAGCCCATCAATATTGGAACGATTTCTATTGGTCAAGGGATTGCCGTGACACCCATACAGCTGATCACCGCCGTGTCGGCGGTGGCTAATGGCGGCGTTCTTATGGAGCCGCAAATTGTACGTCAGGTGGTGGACGGAGACAACAATGTCCTGCAGGATTTCCAACCTAAAGAAATTCGCCGGGTAATATCAGAGCAAACGGCGGAAACAGAAAGGGAAATCTTAGAGAGCGTTGTTTCTAAGGGAACAGGAAGAAACGCCTATATTCCCGGATACCGGGTGGGTGGAAAAACGGGTACGGCCCAAAAAGCAGGTTCTGGCGGTTATCTGGCCGGGAAATACGTCGCTTCCTTTATTGGCATGGCTCCGGTCAATGATCCTGAAATTGTCTGCCTGGTCATTATGGATGAACCTCAAGGATATCCCAATCAAGGGGGTCAGATTGCAGCCCCTGTATTCAAAGCGGTTGTGGAGGATACCCTGAGATATTTGGGCGTGGTTTCCCAATATACCGTTGAGCAGGAGGAGAACAATAAGGCAGCAGGGCAAGAAAAGCAGGTTTCCGTGCCGGAAGTGATTAACCTAACACCGGAAGAAGCCGAGAAGGTTCTAAAAATCGAAGGCTTAAAGGCCAAGATCAAGGGTTCGGGAAAAGTTGTCACCAGCCAGACACCTGCCGGCATGGCCAAGGTTAAGGCCGGGAGTGAAGTCATCTTAAATCTAGGTGAAGGGGACTCCTCTCTCGTTCCGGGCGCGGTTACCGTACCGGATTTGACGGGGAAACGGGTCCGGGAGGTAGCAGAATTATTAGGTGCCATGGGGCTGAAACTGAATCCGGACGGCCATGGGCAAGTGGTGCGGCAAGAGCCCGTCCCGGGAACAAAAATTCAGACGGGTCAAGAGGTAAAGGTGTTTTTTGCGGAAGAAGAAACCCAGGAAACTCTGGGGCCGTGA